A window of Castanea sativa cultivar Marrone di Chiusa Pesio chromosome 1, ASM4071231v1 contains these coding sequences:
- the LOC142636490 gene encoding receptor like protein 27-like: MGSSLLCIMFMRVLFFVSLSQVIVLTHSSPSIQPLCHVDESSALLQFKNSFSIKGSESSDPLACPKVASWTLEGQNSNCCAWNGVICDDTGHVIELDLSSCNLYGSINSNSSLFHLVHLQSLNLAFNNFNYSQIPSQVGNLSRLTYLNLSSSMLSGEIPFTLMNLTKLTFLGLSSNNFQGPIPSSIVHLYNLEVLDVYNNNLNGTMELCMFLNMKSLGMLDLSHNELSLLIDETCTNATLPKFYGLDLAACNLSEFPNFLRNQDGLQWLSLAYNNIAGHIPEWMWHISRESLRVMDLSFNFLTGFDGQVPIPLPWTNLAILDLSSNQLEGSLPIPPSSTLRYNIPNNKLSGRISQWICNMTSIQMLDLSNNSLSGSLPQCLNKFGDSLLVLNLQKNKLEGSIPQTWAKGTQLRMINFSENKFQNRLPTSLANLMMLEAIDLGVNQFNDSFPYWFGNLPNLMVLCIRSNKFDGPIVIPNAEYKFPNLRVLDLSNNSFSGKLPLEIFQNWKYRDFENESPLTYIHVKTNFTIPKGSWNYHCSYDYNYSMEITNKGMNMVYQRVQELFRGIDMSSNRFEGEILESIGDLKVLHLFNVSNNFLRSNIPFSLGNLAGLESLDLSLNRLSGEIPQQLTQLNFLQYFNVSYNNLTGHIPSGQQFNTFQNNSFEGNSGLCGSPLTNNCDNFDTLLPPASISENSEDSDSPFEFGWKIVVIGYGFGTVVGVIIRHVVTARNPDWLRKTFGMKQLGRRRRI; encoded by the coding sequence ATGGGGTCTTCCCTTCTTTGCATCATGTTCATGCGTGTGCTCTTCTTTGTTTCTCTGTCCCAGGTTATTGTTCTCACTCATTCTTCTCCTTCTATACAGCCACTGTGCCATGTTGATGAGAGTTCAGCCTTGTTGCAATTCAAAAATAGTTTCAGCATAAAAGGGTCTGAATCTAGTGATCCATTGGCTTGTCCCAAGGTTGCATCTTGGACACTAGAAGGTCAAAACAGTAATTGTTGCGCATGGAATGGTGTTATCTGTGATGACACAGGTCATGTGATTGAACTTGATCTGAGTAGCTGCAATCTTTATGGTTCAATCAATTCCAATAGCAGTCTCTTCCATCTTGTTCATCTTCAAAGTCTCAACCTTGCCTTCAACAACTTCAACTACTCTCAAATCCCATCCCAGGTAGGCAATCTTTCAAGACTAACATATCTCAATCTCTCTTCTTCCATGTTATCTGGTGAAATCCCTTTTACCCTTATGAACCTGACAAAATTGACTTTTCTTGGGCTTTCGTCCAACAATTTTCAAGGCCCAATTCCAAGCTCAATAGTCCACCTTTACAATCTTGAGGTTCTTGATGTTTATAATAATAACTTGAATGGCACCATGGAACTTTGTATGTTTCTTAATATGAAAAGCCTAGGCATGTTGGATCTTTCTCATAATGAATTGTCATTACTCATTGATGAAACATGTACCAATGCCACTTTGCCAAAGTTTTATGGGTTAGATTTGGCTGCATGTAACTTGAGTGAATTTCCAAATTTCCTAAGAAACCAAGATGGGTTGCAGTGGCTAAGCCTAGCTTACAACAACATTGCTGGCCATATACCTGAATGGATGTGGCACATAAGTAGAGAAAGTTTAAGGGTAATGgatctttctttcaattttctcaCAGGCTTTGATGGTCAAGTACCAATTCCTCTTCCATGGACTAATCTAGCCATTCTAGACCTTAGCTCTAACCAGCTCGAAGGGTCACTTCCTATTCCACCATCCTCCACTTTGCGCTATAATATTCCAAACAATAAATTGAGTGGAAGAATATCGCAATGGATTTGCAACATGACTTCTATTCAGATGCTTGATTTGTCTAATAACAGCTTAAGTGGTTCACTTCCTCAATGTTTGAACAAGTTTGGTGATTCTTTGTTAGTGCTTAATCTACAAAAGAACAAACTTGAGGGAAGCATTCCACAAACTTGGGCAAAAGGAACCCAATTGCGGATGATAAATTTTAGTGAAAACAAATTCCAAAACCGGTTACCAACATCATTGGCCAATTTAATGATGCTAGAGGCTATTGATCTTGGTGTCAACCAATTCAATGATTCTTTTCCCTATTGGTTTGGAAATCTTCCAAATTTAATGGTTCTCTGTATAAGGTCTAACAAATTCGATGGTCCAATAGTCATTCCTAATGCTGAGTATAAGTTTCCCAACTTGCGAGTCCTTGATCTTTCCAACAATAGCTTTTCAGGAAAGTTGCCACTAGAAATATTTCAGAATTGGAAGTATAGGGATTTTGAGAATGAAAGCCCTTTAACTTATATTCATGTGAAGACAAATTTTACTATACCAAAAGGTAGTTGGAATTATCATTGTTCCTATGATTACAACTACTCAATGGAAATtacaaacaaaggcatgaataTGGTATACCAAAGGGTCCAAGAGCTCTTTAGAGGTATTGATATGTCAAGCAATCGGTTCGAAGGAGAGATCCTGGAATCAATTGGTGATTTAAAGGTGCTTCATTTGTTCAATGTTTCCAATAACTTCCTTAGAAGCAATATCCCATTTTCATTGGGAAATCTTGCAGGGTTAGAATCATTGGATCTTTCTCTAAACAGACTCTCAGGGGAGATCCCACAACAGCTAACACAACTTAATTTCTTGCAATATTTCAATGTCTCTTATAATAATCTTACGGGACACATACCAAGTGGGCAACAATTTAATACATTTCAAAACAATTCATTTGAGGGAAATTCAGGATTGTGCGGGAGCCCATTGACAAATAATTGTGATAATTTTGATACTTTGCTACCTCCAGCCTCAATCTCAGAGAATAGTGAAGATTCAGATTCTCCATTTGAATTTGGTTGGAAAATAGTTGTGATTGGGTATGGATTTGGTACAGTTGTTGGAGTGATTATTAGGCATGTTGTGACTGCAAGGAACCCTGATTGGTTAAGGAAGACATTTGGAATGAAGCAACTTGGGAGGAGACGTAGAATTTGA